A region of Solea solea chromosome 7, fSolSol10.1, whole genome shotgun sequence DNA encodes the following proteins:
- the postnb gene encoding periostin, osteoblast specific factor b isoform X3 — protein sequence MKPLFVAAFALFVLSTFDQAESSAYDKIVAHSRIRARKEGPNVCALQQVMGTKKKYFSTCRNWYQGAICGKKATVLYECCPGYMMLDGMRGCPAVAPIDHVYSTLGLVKATSTQKYADVSKLRPEVEGSGSFTFFAPSNEAWDNLDESIKSALVSNVNIELYNALHYHMVNKRLLTKDLKNGLKVTSMYNDLNLLINHYSNGVVTVNCARIIHGNQVATNGVVHVIDRVISAVGNTIQNVIEVDDDLSILGDVAMAAGMLDKLGEPGHYTLFAPTNSAFEKLGIDVLERLQSNEVAVKALLNFHLLDSVQCSEAIIAGSTYETLEGSNIVIGCDGESLTVDGVKMVLKKDIVTSNGVIHLIDQVLMPDSAKQVMELVGSSQSTFGDMVSELGLSAAMRPEAEYTLLAPLNAAFTTEMMSMDQRMFKLILENHILKNKIVLGQLYNGQMLETIGGKMLRVFIYRTAVCIENSCMIRGSKEGSNGALHLMRTFLKPSENNIFEILTSNGGFKIFLSLMEAAGLTDLLKQEGDFTMFAPSDKAFASLSSSDLELLKGDINALRTILLYHISNGVYIGGGLETGVTNLLKSLQGSNLRLIFANNTVQVNSVQVPDSDIMATNGVVHFVNQVLYPGDIPVGSQDFMMLLKRLISYMQIKYISGFKYQEIPLTFMKRIVTRVVEAAPEVTKVTRVIESKPSVTKVTRVIEAKPSVTKVTRVIENNPTLTKVTRIVSGGPQYSVSSGSTNIAMEEFTGIEGNAGLDSERLTKIMEAGNRRRVSQ from the exons ATGAAGCCCCTTTTTGTCGCTGCCTTTGCACTCTTTGTGCTCTCTACATTTGACCAGGCTGAGTCCTCAGCTTATGACAAAATCGTCGCCCACAGTCGCATTAGAGCAAGAAAAGAGGG ACCCAATGTCTGTGCACTCCAGCAGGTCATGGGGACCAAGAAGAAGTACTTCAGCACTTGTCGTAATTGGTACCAAGGGGCCATCTGTGGAAAGAAAGc gaCTGTGCTGTATGAGTGCTGCCCCGGGTACATGATGCTGGACGGCATGCGCGGTTGCCCTGCAG TGGCTCCAATTGACCATGTGTACAGCACCTTGGGCCTGGTAAAAGCCACATCTACTCAGAAATACGCTGATGTTTCAAAGCTGAGGCCTGAGGTTGAGGGATCTGGATCTTTCACCTTCTTTGCTCCAAGTAATGAGGCCTGGGACAATTTGGATGAG TCAATAAAGAGTGCACTGGTCAGCAATGTCAACATTGAGCTGTACAACGCTCTGCATTATCACATGGTCAACAAACGCCTCTTAACCAAAGATTTAAAGAACGGATTGAAAGTCACCTCCATGTACAATGACCTTAATCTCCTTATTAACCATTATTCCAATGGG GTGGTGACTGTAAACTGCGCCAGGATTATCCACGGCAACCAGGTCGCCACCAACGGAGTCGTGCACGTCATCGACCGCGTGATCAGTGCCGTCGGAAACACCATCCAGAATGTTATCGAGGTTGATGATGACCTGTCAATTCTGGGT GATGTGGCTATGGCTGCTGGGATGCTGGACAAGCTGGGCGAGCCAGGACATTACACTCTCTTTGCCCCGACCAACAGTGCCTTTGAGAAGCTTGGCATCGACGTGCTGGAGAGACTTCAGAGCAACGAGGTGGCGGTCAAAG ctCTTCTGAATTTCCATCTCCTGGACTCAGTCCAGTGCTCTGAGGCTATAATCGCTGGCAGCACTTACGAGACGCTGGAGGGCAGCAACATTGTGATTGGCTGTGACGGCGAAAGTTTAACTGTCGACGGCGTCAAGATGGTGCTCAAGAAGGACATTGTCACCAGCAACGGTGTCATCCACCTTATCGACCAAGTGCTCATGCCAGACTCAG CTAAACAGGTGATGGAGCTGGTGGGAAGCTCCCAGTCGACTTTTGGCGACATGGTGTCCGAGCTGGGTCTTTCTGCTGCCATGAGACCGGAGGCCGAGTACACTCTGCTGGCTCCCCTCAACGCTGCCTTCACTA CTGAGATGATGTCCATGGATCAGAGGATGTTCAAGCTCATCCTGGAGAATCACATCTTGAAGAACAAGATTGTCCTGGGACAGCTGTACAACGGCCAGATGCTCGAGACCATTGGAGGAAAAATGCTGAGGGTATTCATCTATCGCACA GCCGTGTGCATTGAGAACTCCTGTATGATCAGGGGCAGTAAGGAAGGAAGCAATGGAGCGCTTCACCTCATGAGGACGTTTTTGAAACCATCTGAAAATAACATCTTTGAGATTCTGACATCTAACGGAGGCTTCAA GATCTTTTTGTCGCTGATGGAAGCTGCAGGCTTGACCGATCTGCTGAAACAGGAGGGAGACTTCACTATGTTTGCCCCAAGTGATAAGGCTTTCGCTTCTCTGAGCAGCAGCGATTTGGAATTGTTGAAGG GTGACATAAATGCACTCAGAACCATCCTTCTGTATCATATCAGCAACGGCGTCTACATTGGTGGTGGTTTGGAGACTGGAGTGACAAACCTGCTCAAGTCTTTGCAGGGCAGCAATCTCAGATTGATTTTT GCAAACAACACTGTACAAGTGAATTCTGTCCAAGTCCCCGACTCTGATATCATGGCCACAAACGGAGTGGTTCATTTTGTCAACCAAGTCTTGTATCCCGGAG ATATCCCAGTTGGAAGCCAGGATTTTATGATGCTACTGAAGAGGCTCATTAGCTACATGCAAATCAAG tacatttctGGATTCAAATACCAGGAAATTCCCCTCACATTCATGA AAAGGATCGTTACTCGTGTCGTCGAGGCAG cTCCTGAAGTTACCAAAGTGACCAGAGTTATTGAGAGCAAACCAAGTGTCACCAAGGTTACTAGGGTTATTGAAGCAAAGCCCTCCGTGACCAAGGTCACAAGAGTAATCGAGAATAACCCAACCCTCACCAAAGTCACCAGGATTGTCTCAG GCGGCCCTCAGTACTCAGTCAGCAGTGGCAGCACCAACATCGCAATGGAAG aatTCACTGGCATTGAAGGCAACGCCGGTCTGGACAGTGAGAGACTTACCAAAATCATGGAAG ctgGCAACAGGAGGAGAGTTAGTCAATGA
- the postnb gene encoding periostin, osteoblast specific factor b isoform X1 — MKPLFVAAFALFVLSTFDQAESSAYDKIVAHSRIRARKEGPNVCALQQVMGTKKKYFSTCRNWYQGAICGKKATVLYECCPGYMMLDGMRGCPAVAPIDHVYSTLGLVKATSTQKYADVSKLRPEVEGSGSFTFFAPSNEAWDNLDESIKSALVSNVNIELYNALHYHMVNKRLLTKDLKNGLKVTSMYNDLNLLINHYSNGVVTVNCARIIHGNQVATNGVVHVIDRVISAVGNTIQNVIEVDDDLSILGDVAMAAGMLDKLGEPGHYTLFAPTNSAFEKLGIDVLERLQSNEVAVKALLNFHLLDSVQCSEAIIAGSTYETLEGSNIVIGCDGESLTVDGVKMVLKKDIVTSNGVIHLIDQVLMPDSAKQVMELVGSSQSTFGDMVSELGLSAAMRPEAEYTLLAPLNAAFTTEMMSMDQRMFKLILENHILKNKIVLGQLYNGQMLETIGGKMLRVFIYRTAVCIENSCMIRGSKEGSNGALHLMRTFLKPSENNIFEILTSNGGFKIFLSLMEAAGLTDLLKQEGDFTMFAPSDKAFASLSSSDLELLKGDINALRTILLYHISNGVYIGGGLETGVTNLLKSLQGSNLRLIFANNTVQVNSVQVPDSDIMATNGVVHFVNQVLYPGDIPVGSQDFMMLLKRLISYMQIKYISGFKYQEIPLTFMKRIVTRVVEAAPEVTKVTRVIESKPSVTKVTRVIEAKPSVTKVTRVIENNPTLTKVTRIVSGGPQYSVSSGSTNIAMEEFTGIEGNAGLDSERLTKIMEESSTRRTGSRRVIAGNRRRVSQ; from the exons ATGAAGCCCCTTTTTGTCGCTGCCTTTGCACTCTTTGTGCTCTCTACATTTGACCAGGCTGAGTCCTCAGCTTATGACAAAATCGTCGCCCACAGTCGCATTAGAGCAAGAAAAGAGGG ACCCAATGTCTGTGCACTCCAGCAGGTCATGGGGACCAAGAAGAAGTACTTCAGCACTTGTCGTAATTGGTACCAAGGGGCCATCTGTGGAAAGAAAGc gaCTGTGCTGTATGAGTGCTGCCCCGGGTACATGATGCTGGACGGCATGCGCGGTTGCCCTGCAG TGGCTCCAATTGACCATGTGTACAGCACCTTGGGCCTGGTAAAAGCCACATCTACTCAGAAATACGCTGATGTTTCAAAGCTGAGGCCTGAGGTTGAGGGATCTGGATCTTTCACCTTCTTTGCTCCAAGTAATGAGGCCTGGGACAATTTGGATGAG TCAATAAAGAGTGCACTGGTCAGCAATGTCAACATTGAGCTGTACAACGCTCTGCATTATCACATGGTCAACAAACGCCTCTTAACCAAAGATTTAAAGAACGGATTGAAAGTCACCTCCATGTACAATGACCTTAATCTCCTTATTAACCATTATTCCAATGGG GTGGTGACTGTAAACTGCGCCAGGATTATCCACGGCAACCAGGTCGCCACCAACGGAGTCGTGCACGTCATCGACCGCGTGATCAGTGCCGTCGGAAACACCATCCAGAATGTTATCGAGGTTGATGATGACCTGTCAATTCTGGGT GATGTGGCTATGGCTGCTGGGATGCTGGACAAGCTGGGCGAGCCAGGACATTACACTCTCTTTGCCCCGACCAACAGTGCCTTTGAGAAGCTTGGCATCGACGTGCTGGAGAGACTTCAGAGCAACGAGGTGGCGGTCAAAG ctCTTCTGAATTTCCATCTCCTGGACTCAGTCCAGTGCTCTGAGGCTATAATCGCTGGCAGCACTTACGAGACGCTGGAGGGCAGCAACATTGTGATTGGCTGTGACGGCGAAAGTTTAACTGTCGACGGCGTCAAGATGGTGCTCAAGAAGGACATTGTCACCAGCAACGGTGTCATCCACCTTATCGACCAAGTGCTCATGCCAGACTCAG CTAAACAGGTGATGGAGCTGGTGGGAAGCTCCCAGTCGACTTTTGGCGACATGGTGTCCGAGCTGGGTCTTTCTGCTGCCATGAGACCGGAGGCCGAGTACACTCTGCTGGCTCCCCTCAACGCTGCCTTCACTA CTGAGATGATGTCCATGGATCAGAGGATGTTCAAGCTCATCCTGGAGAATCACATCTTGAAGAACAAGATTGTCCTGGGACAGCTGTACAACGGCCAGATGCTCGAGACCATTGGAGGAAAAATGCTGAGGGTATTCATCTATCGCACA GCCGTGTGCATTGAGAACTCCTGTATGATCAGGGGCAGTAAGGAAGGAAGCAATGGAGCGCTTCACCTCATGAGGACGTTTTTGAAACCATCTGAAAATAACATCTTTGAGATTCTGACATCTAACGGAGGCTTCAA GATCTTTTTGTCGCTGATGGAAGCTGCAGGCTTGACCGATCTGCTGAAACAGGAGGGAGACTTCACTATGTTTGCCCCAAGTGATAAGGCTTTCGCTTCTCTGAGCAGCAGCGATTTGGAATTGTTGAAGG GTGACATAAATGCACTCAGAACCATCCTTCTGTATCATATCAGCAACGGCGTCTACATTGGTGGTGGTTTGGAGACTGGAGTGACAAACCTGCTCAAGTCTTTGCAGGGCAGCAATCTCAGATTGATTTTT GCAAACAACACTGTACAAGTGAATTCTGTCCAAGTCCCCGACTCTGATATCATGGCCACAAACGGAGTGGTTCATTTTGTCAACCAAGTCTTGTATCCCGGAG ATATCCCAGTTGGAAGCCAGGATTTTATGATGCTACTGAAGAGGCTCATTAGCTACATGCAAATCAAG tacatttctGGATTCAAATACCAGGAAATTCCCCTCACATTCATGA AAAGGATCGTTACTCGTGTCGTCGAGGCAG cTCCTGAAGTTACCAAAGTGACCAGAGTTATTGAGAGCAAACCAAGTGTCACCAAGGTTACTAGGGTTATTGAAGCAAAGCCCTCCGTGACCAAGGTCACAAGAGTAATCGAGAATAACCCAACCCTCACCAAAGTCACCAGGATTGTCTCAG GCGGCCCTCAGTACTCAGTCAGCAGTGGCAGCACCAACATCGCAATGGAAG aatTCACTGGCATTGAAGGCAACGCCGGTCTGGACAGTGAGAGACTTACCAAAATCATGGAAG AGAGTTCTACAAGAAGAACTGGCTCCCGCAGAGTTatag ctgGCAACAGGAGGAGAGTTAGTCAATGA
- the postnb gene encoding periostin, osteoblast specific factor b isoform X2, translating to MKPLFVAAFALFVLSTFDQAESSAYDKIVAHSRIRARKEGPNVCALQQVMGTKKKYFSTCRNWYQGAICGKKATVLYECCPGYMMLDGMRGCPAVAPIDHVYSTLGLVKATSTQKYADVSKLRPEVEGSGSFTFFAPSNEAWDNLDESIKSALVSNVNIELYNALHYHMVNKRLLTKDLKNGLKVTSMYNDLNLLINHYSNGVVTVNCARIIHGNQVATNGVVHVIDRVISAVGNTIQNVIEVDDDLSILGDVAMAAGMLDKLGEPGHYTLFAPTNSAFEKLGIDVLERLQSNEVAVKALLNFHLLDSVQCSEAIIAGSTYETLEGSNIVIGCDGESLTVDGVKMVLKKDIVTSNGVIHLIDQVLMPDSAKQVMELVGSSQSTFGDMVSELGLSAAMRPEAEYTLLAPLNAAFTTEMMSMDQRMFKLILENHILKNKIVLGQLYNGQMLETIGGKMLRVFIYRTAVCIENSCMIRGSKEGSNGALHLMRTFLKPSENNIFEILTSNGGFKIFLSLMEAAGLTDLLKQEGDFTMFAPSDKAFASLSSSDLELLKGDINALRTILLYHISNGVYIGGGLETGVTNLLKSLQGSNLRLIFANNTVQVNSVQVPDSDIMATNGVVHFVNQVLYPGDIPVGSQDFMMLLKRLISYMQIKYISGFKYQEIPLTFMTPEVTKVTRVIESKPSVTKVTRVIEAKPSVTKVTRVIENNPTLTKVTRIVSGGPQYSVSSGSTNIAMEEFTGIEGNAGLDSERLTKIMEESSTRRTGSRRVIAGNRRRVSQ from the exons ATGAAGCCCCTTTTTGTCGCTGCCTTTGCACTCTTTGTGCTCTCTACATTTGACCAGGCTGAGTCCTCAGCTTATGACAAAATCGTCGCCCACAGTCGCATTAGAGCAAGAAAAGAGGG ACCCAATGTCTGTGCACTCCAGCAGGTCATGGGGACCAAGAAGAAGTACTTCAGCACTTGTCGTAATTGGTACCAAGGGGCCATCTGTGGAAAGAAAGc gaCTGTGCTGTATGAGTGCTGCCCCGGGTACATGATGCTGGACGGCATGCGCGGTTGCCCTGCAG TGGCTCCAATTGACCATGTGTACAGCACCTTGGGCCTGGTAAAAGCCACATCTACTCAGAAATACGCTGATGTTTCAAAGCTGAGGCCTGAGGTTGAGGGATCTGGATCTTTCACCTTCTTTGCTCCAAGTAATGAGGCCTGGGACAATTTGGATGAG TCAATAAAGAGTGCACTGGTCAGCAATGTCAACATTGAGCTGTACAACGCTCTGCATTATCACATGGTCAACAAACGCCTCTTAACCAAAGATTTAAAGAACGGATTGAAAGTCACCTCCATGTACAATGACCTTAATCTCCTTATTAACCATTATTCCAATGGG GTGGTGACTGTAAACTGCGCCAGGATTATCCACGGCAACCAGGTCGCCACCAACGGAGTCGTGCACGTCATCGACCGCGTGATCAGTGCCGTCGGAAACACCATCCAGAATGTTATCGAGGTTGATGATGACCTGTCAATTCTGGGT GATGTGGCTATGGCTGCTGGGATGCTGGACAAGCTGGGCGAGCCAGGACATTACACTCTCTTTGCCCCGACCAACAGTGCCTTTGAGAAGCTTGGCATCGACGTGCTGGAGAGACTTCAGAGCAACGAGGTGGCGGTCAAAG ctCTTCTGAATTTCCATCTCCTGGACTCAGTCCAGTGCTCTGAGGCTATAATCGCTGGCAGCACTTACGAGACGCTGGAGGGCAGCAACATTGTGATTGGCTGTGACGGCGAAAGTTTAACTGTCGACGGCGTCAAGATGGTGCTCAAGAAGGACATTGTCACCAGCAACGGTGTCATCCACCTTATCGACCAAGTGCTCATGCCAGACTCAG CTAAACAGGTGATGGAGCTGGTGGGAAGCTCCCAGTCGACTTTTGGCGACATGGTGTCCGAGCTGGGTCTTTCTGCTGCCATGAGACCGGAGGCCGAGTACACTCTGCTGGCTCCCCTCAACGCTGCCTTCACTA CTGAGATGATGTCCATGGATCAGAGGATGTTCAAGCTCATCCTGGAGAATCACATCTTGAAGAACAAGATTGTCCTGGGACAGCTGTACAACGGCCAGATGCTCGAGACCATTGGAGGAAAAATGCTGAGGGTATTCATCTATCGCACA GCCGTGTGCATTGAGAACTCCTGTATGATCAGGGGCAGTAAGGAAGGAAGCAATGGAGCGCTTCACCTCATGAGGACGTTTTTGAAACCATCTGAAAATAACATCTTTGAGATTCTGACATCTAACGGAGGCTTCAA GATCTTTTTGTCGCTGATGGAAGCTGCAGGCTTGACCGATCTGCTGAAACAGGAGGGAGACTTCACTATGTTTGCCCCAAGTGATAAGGCTTTCGCTTCTCTGAGCAGCAGCGATTTGGAATTGTTGAAGG GTGACATAAATGCACTCAGAACCATCCTTCTGTATCATATCAGCAACGGCGTCTACATTGGTGGTGGTTTGGAGACTGGAGTGACAAACCTGCTCAAGTCTTTGCAGGGCAGCAATCTCAGATTGATTTTT GCAAACAACACTGTACAAGTGAATTCTGTCCAAGTCCCCGACTCTGATATCATGGCCACAAACGGAGTGGTTCATTTTGTCAACCAAGTCTTGTATCCCGGAG ATATCCCAGTTGGAAGCCAGGATTTTATGATGCTACTGAAGAGGCTCATTAGCTACATGCAAATCAAG tacatttctGGATTCAAATACCAGGAAATTCCCCTCACATTCATGA cTCCTGAAGTTACCAAAGTGACCAGAGTTATTGAGAGCAAACCAAGTGTCACCAAGGTTACTAGGGTTATTGAAGCAAAGCCCTCCGTGACCAAGGTCACAAGAGTAATCGAGAATAACCCAACCCTCACCAAAGTCACCAGGATTGTCTCAG GCGGCCCTCAGTACTCAGTCAGCAGTGGCAGCACCAACATCGCAATGGAAG aatTCACTGGCATTGAAGGCAACGCCGGTCTGGACAGTGAGAGACTTACCAAAATCATGGAAG AGAGTTCTACAAGAAGAACTGGCTCCCGCAGAGTTatag ctgGCAACAGGAGGAGAGTTAGTCAATGA